Genomic DNA from Prunus persica cultivar Lovell chromosome G1, Prunus_persica_NCBIv2, whole genome shotgun sequence:
GTTTTTTAGATGACCAAGAAACAGCTCCTGAGCTCATCAAGAAGACATAGCCTGAAGTACTTTTCCTGTCTTCTAGATCGCCAGCGTAATCACTGTCAGCATAAGCCACCAAATTTTCACTTCCTCCCTTCCTGTAGAAAATCCCAAAATCGGTTGTTCCCCTCAAATATCTCAACGCCCTCTTTGCTGCTTGCAAATGCAGCTCAGTTGGCTGCCCCATATATCGACTAATGAGACTAACTACAAACATTAGATCAGGTCTAGTAGCCGTTAAATACATCAAGCTACCTACCACTTGTTTAAAGAAAGTCGCATCCACCTTAACTCCATCTGCATCCTTGTAAACTTTGAACCCTGGAACTATTGGATTTAGCACAGAGTTGCTTTCTTCCATACCAAATCTTCTCAGTACCTCCATGGCATACTTCTTTTGACAAATAAAGATCCCATCATCTCTTTGCAGTACCTCAATACCAAGAAAGTATCTCATCCTTCCAAGATCGGACATATCAAATTCATTCATCATCGAATTCTTAAAATCTTCAATCATAGATTCATCATCACCGGTAAAAATAAGATCATCAACGTAGATACTGACAATCAAAATTTTACCTTCTTTACTTACCTTGACAAACAAGGTGTGCTCGCTGTGACACTTTTCAAACCCCTCCTGCACAAAATAAGCTTCTATTCGGCTGAACCATGCTCGTGGAGCTTGCTTTAGCCCGTATAGAGCCTTTTTCAACTTATACACTTTGTTTGGattgtcttttttttcataaccccTTGGTTGTTCTACAAACACATCCTCATTTAGCTCACCATGTAGAAACGCAGACTTTACGTCTAATTGATACACTGTCCAGCCCCTTTGCGCAGCAAGAGCAATGATCATACGTACCGTATCCATCCTAGCCACAGGAGCAAATACTTCGGTGTAGTCGACTCCATACTGTTGTGCATAGCCTTTAGCTACTAGGCGTGCTTTGTGCTTGTCCAGCTCCCCATTTTCGTTAAGTTTTGTCTTATAGACCCACTTAACACCAATCTTTTTGGCACCAGCTGGTAGATCAGTCAACACCCAAGTTTCGTTCTTCTCAATGGACTTCATCTCAGAGTCCATAGCTTCTCTCCACTTCTCATGTTTTATTGCATCTTCGAAATGCACAGGATCAGTGGATGCAAAGAATACCAAATTAGtcacatcttcttcttcagataAGCCTTCACCACTTTCGTAATCATTCATCCAGACTGGTCTTCTTCTAATCCTTTCTTCACGCCCTTCTTCAGTAGAGCTAGACAGGCTCCCTTCATTCACATTATTTGAAGAAACAGGCCCCACTTCTCTAGTATCACTTTCTCCTTCACTGTCTTCTTCGTTGACACCATTTAAAACAGTATCCTCTTCGTTGTCACCCCCACTCCAAATCAGCTGCAACTAACTCTTTATAACTCTTGTCCCAGTCCCAACTATTCTCTTCTTCAAATTTGACATCTCGGCTCACCACAATCCTTTTTGACACTGGATCATAAAGCCTGTAGGCTTTGGACTCCTCACTAACCCCCAACAATACACAACTAAAACTTTTATCTTCTAGCTTGGTTCTTTTGGCATCCTGTATGTGCACATGTGAGACACATCCAAACACTCGAAAGTGTTCGACTGAAGGCTTGATTCCACTCCAAGCCTCTTCTGGCGTCATATTCTTCACAATCAAGGTTGGGCTTCGATTTAGAACATGTACTGTCCAGTTTACAGCTTCCGGCCAGAAGCTTTTTGGAATCTTCTTTTCTGACAACATACATCGAACCAAGTTCATGATTGTCCTGTTCTTCCTTTCTGCCACCCCGTTTTGCTGTGGAGTGTACGCAGCTGTTAACTGCCTCTTGATGCCATTCTCCTTACAGAACTGATTGAACTCTTGTGAAGTAAATTCTCCTCCACGATCAGTACGTAAACACTTAATGTAGGTACCTGTTTCTTTCTCAACAAGACTCTTGAAGTATTTAAACATACTAAAAGCTTCTGATTTCTCACATAAATAATAGGCCCATGTTTTCCGACTAAAGTCATCAATGAAACAGATTGTGTACCTCTTGTTGCTATTTGAAATAGGCGTGATCGGACCACATAAGTCTGCATGGATCAGTTGAAGCTTCTGTGATGCTCTCCAGATGCTTTTCTTTGGGAAAGGATCACGTTGTTGTTTTCCTATCATGCAGTCTTTACACACTGTTGTGGGAACAGCAAGTTGTGGCAATCCATGTACCATCTTCTTGAATTGGAGTGTTCTCAGGCCTTTATAGCTCAAATGGCCATACCTTCGATGCCACAACTGAGACATATCTTGAGTGGTTGTATGAAAGCAGGCAGCCTTGCTTGGTTGAGACATAGCTAATAGAAAGAACATTCGATTAGCTGACATTTCAGATTGAATAATCAACCCCCTTTCTGGATGATAAATCCGACATTTTCCATGTTGAATAAGAATTGCTAATCCTCTCTCCTGCAACTGCCCTATACTCAACAAGTTGTTTTTCAATTCCGGCACGTAGAACACTTCGGTAACTACATGCACAAGTCCGTTCACTTGTAGCCTCACGCTGCCTTTTCCCATAACTGATATCCTCGAGTTATCTCCAAGCTTAACCTTATGTCTAAAGTTTTCATTGAGATCAGAGAACCAGGCTTTATCTCCACTCATATGATTGCTACACCCCGAGTCTAGAAACCAAATATCTTCTCTTTTTGCTCCATGTAGCTCCACATATGACATCAGTAGCACtgcttcttccttttcatcaAGCTCAGCAAAATTGGCTTCTTTGCCCCAACTTGGACACTCATATTGAAAGTGTCCGAGCTTGTGGCAATTATAACACTCAACAAGTGATTTGTCGAATGTTTGACCTCTGCCTCTGCCTCTTCCTCTATATGACCCTCTGCCACGTCCTCTTTCTCTTGACCTGTCTTCATGAGTTACCTTTAAGGCCTGTTCTTCCCCATCATGCTTGTGAAATTTCTGCTCATGAACAATCAGTGAGCTTTGTAATTCATCAATGGACAGCTGGTCAATATCTTTCGACTCTTCAATAGAACAAACtatgtaattaaatttgtcTGTTAAGGAACGAAGTATTTTCTCCACAATTGTAACGTCTACCATACGTTCACCATGCACCCTCATCTTATTTGCAACAGACATTACACGAGAAAAATAATCACAGACTTTCTCACCAGTTTTCATCTCTAAGGTTTCAAACTCTTTACGAAGAGCTTGTAGGATCGATCGCTTCACCCTTGCATTCCCTTCATATTTCTTTCTCATCGAGTCCCATATTTGCTTTGAAGTATCCTTATGAAGTATGGTCTCCAAGATGGCTCGATCGATTGCCTGGAACAAGTAATTCTTCACTTTCAAatccttcaatttcaactCATCGAGCTTCTTTTGCTGTGCCTCAGTCACAGCTGCTCCAGCTTCTGTTTCTGCATAACCAGTCTCCACCAGGTTCCAATATTCCTTAGACCTCAAAAAATTTTCCATGAGCATGCTCCAATGGTCATAATGACCATCAAAGCGGGGAATTGCTGGCTGCACGAAATTCACTTCACTCgtcatatctctctctctgtgtttgcAAGTCACTCAAAAGTCTGcggctttctttttttctcaggCCCAGTggaggctctgataccaaattgttgTGACACAAAGAACTTAAACAAAGCAACACACTTAATCTGGGAGAGACTTGTAATTGACTTCAGCAAACACTGGCTATTATATAGCCTTACAACTTcctaaataaaagcaaagattACAGCCCACGTTTACTCTAACAGAAACATGGTTATCAACAAAGGGAAATAGTCAAAACAAACAACCTACTCCCTAGTTAACAGGGATTATTCAAAACATAAGATTAAACCCAACAGAAACACCTATAAACTTGACAACtttcaatttcagatttccAATTTGGAGAGGTTGAAGAATTGgcatagatttttttttttttaaagaaggaaaaaagataaaagacaaTACTTTACTAAACCATGCCTATGGCAGCTTAAACCCTTATTAATGTCAAATTTTACCTTCAGTTTTCTGATCAAACAAACAGTAGGACAATTGCTCATTAAttttttcctgttttcccttttcCTTTCCACCTGTCCTTAAGGAAACTGTTGGCCAGTTCCAGTAGTAACATGTGGAAGGAATCTGAATTCTGAAATAAGGTTTCTGATCACGGAAGTTAAATCTTTTAAAAATGGTGTCTTTCTTTTGAAAGTAAAGTAAAGGAGtcgatattttttttttgtaccaAAAGTGAAATAGGTATCAATAGTTTCTGCAAATGGGAATTTTTCAGATTAATTTAAACTTTGATGCGGGTCCAAAAAATTTATGGGAAACGAAAAGTAGAAACAAGTATAGGGAACCTTGATAAACTTGCAGGAAAGGATTAGGAAAGGAATCAGATTAGCTAGCATTGCCAAAAAAGCTTCCGTTGAATTGCTGCTACTGCTTTGGTTTTACTAGTCCTTTCTCCACACGTATTCTTCTTCACCCTCTTGTTTTATATGTGGATGTTGTAAACTGTACAAGAGCAATTCATTCATGGTTCATCTAAACCAGTCCTCTTAAAGTGAGAtagacaaagaaagaaagggagagagagagagaggagagagagtaagaaagaaaaatggcaGCGCATCTCAATGTGTTCTTACCAGTTTTATTGGTTTTTATGGCTATTTCATCAGGTATTCTTACCATAGCAATATTTGTGGTTTAATCTTTCTCTTAGAATTGCGTATGGATAATGACATTGATGAGAAACATATATACTTTTTACATGTAGATAAACCATTAACCTTAGAGTAAACTCATAATGGCCAAAACTATTAACCCTTTTAGCTCATTTGTGCACCATCGTTTGTTATCAAGTTTAGAAGCAATTGACTTCTTGGTTTTTTCAGGACCAAAGTTATCagagtctgctagaattttcACCATAATAAACAATTGCAAGGAGACAGTCTGGCCTGCAGTGACCCCAGGGGAGAGCTTTAATGGTGGTGGTTTTATGCTAAAACAGGGCCAGTCAGTCATATTCACAGCCCCAGTCAGCTGGTCTGGCAGGATATGGGGTCGAACGGGCTGCAACTTCGACAACAAAAATGGCAACACTTCATGCCAGACCGGAGACTGTGGCGGCACCCTCAAGTGTGGAGCTTCAGGAAAGACGCCAGCAACACTTGCCGAATTTACATTGGCAGCTCTAGACTTTTATGATGTTAGCCTTGTTGATGGGTTCAACTTGCCAATGGTTGTAACACCTCTGAATGGTACGGGAAATTGCAGTGTTTCGGGTTGCGATGGGGACCTGAGGTCCAGTTGCCCATCTGTGCTCTCTGTCAAAGCAAATGGGAAGACTGTTGGATGCAGGAGCGCCTGTGATGTGTTCAACACTGATGAGTATTGTTGCAGAGGGGTTTTTGGCAACCCTGTTACATGCAAACCCACATATTATTCCAAGATGTTCAAAGAAGCATGCCCTACTGCCTATAGTTATGCTTATGATGATCCAACCAGTATCTTTACTTGCTCTGGCACAGATTATGTGGTTGCATTCTGCTCAAGCAGGTTTGTTCATGAACTCATTCTAGACACTAAAGCTGTTTTGAATATATGCCCGATATATGCACGATATATGCACGATACATTCGAATAAGAATacacttaaacaattaatgcaGTTTGAATCTAGCTCCTGCCTAATTTAAAGCCCTCAAAGCACTCAAATTTTACCCCCTTCTGTGCATTGTGCATGCATTGCAGATGAAAATTGATCAATGTCTGAGCAATCTGTATTTGACCTTTTTGCTTGCTGTGCAGTCGATGAcatttgttttggtttatgtATATGCAGGAAGCAACCAGTGTGCACATATCATAACCACAAGCTTGTCTGTAGTACTAATGGTTCAAAAGGTTTAAAGTCAATGAGATGGACTGTGATGCTTGCACTGATGGTGATGATTAATTTATGGattattttttgagaaaagggttttttttccccatgaAGCTTAGAGGTGTGTTTGTTTTACATCCCCTTTGAACTTACAGAGCAGCACCTGAAAAGAATGTAAGAATTGTCCATACTGGTTGTACATATGAAGTTATTCATTTTATTCTTTCCTTCAGAAGAGGGAAAATAATGAATGCAGTTGGGTCTAATGAACTGTCTCAACCCAATCAATGTATGCCATCTGACTTAATTTGGATCAGCACTGTGTGTAAAATATTGTCTAGCAAAGCTGGTATGGCCCTTTATAATTCAAAAAGTATATCACCATTGCTTGGGCTATTAATATGCTTGTTGCTCCTTACTTATAGGGCCACTCACTGTTTAATCAAGTACAAAGCATTCCGGTTTGGGTTAAATCAAAACATAAACCAAACCAAGGTTCATATTAATTTGGTTTAGGCCTCAAATTAGCA
This window encodes:
- the LOC18789424 gene encoding thaumatin-like protein, whose protein sequence is MAAHLNVFLPVLLVFMAISSGPKLSESARIFTIINNCKETVWPAVTPGESFNGGGFMLKQGQSVIFTAPVSWSGRIWGRTGCNFDNKNGNTSCQTGDCGGTLKCGASGKTPATLAEFTLAALDFYDVSLVDGFNLPMVVTPLNGTGNCSVSGCDGDLRSSCPSVLSVKANGKTVGCRSACDVFNTDEYCCRGVFGNPVTCKPTYYSKMFKEACPTAYSYAYDDPTSIFTCSGTDYVVAFCSSRKQPVCTYHNHKLVCSTNGSKGLKSMRWTVMLALMVMINLWIIF